A stretch of DNA from Nocardioides sp. Arc9.136:
ACGGCGAGGGGTCGGTGCCGGAGCCGGCCACCCACTGCCAGCCGTGGTTGTTGGAGGCCAGGTCGCCGTCGGCCAGCCAGTGCAGGAAGTGCCGGGCGCCGTGCTGCCACTCCACGTGCAGGTCCTTGACCAGGAAGCTCGCGGTGATCATCCGGACCCGGTTGTGCATCCAGCCGACCGAGCGCAGCTGCCGCATCCCGGCGTCCACGACCGGGAAGCCGGTGCGACCCTCCTGCCAGGCCGCGAACAGCTCGCCGGGCTCGTCGTAGGCGAGGTTCGCGTACTGCGTCTTGTAGTACTCCCGCGCGGTGCGCGGCTGGTGCCAGAGCACGTCGGCGTAGAACTCCCGCCACCCCAGCTCCTTGGCGTACGTCGCCGCGCCGGTGCTCCGCCTCCGGGCGAGGTCGGCCAGCAGCTGCCGGGGGTGCACCTCGCCGTACTTCAGGTGCACCGACATCCGCGAGGTGCCGTCCGTGCCCGGGAGGTTCCGCTCCTCGTCGTAGTCGTCGACCCGGTGCTCGAGGAAGTCGGCCCACCGGTCCCGGGTGGCGTCCTCGCCGGCCTCGGGCAGCTCGAGCCCCGGGGGGAGCGGGGGGTCGGGGATCCCGGTGGTGTCCGCCTCGAGCGCCACCCACGCCCCGTGGCGCGGTGCCGGCACCGGGTCGGGCCGCTCCTGCTGCTGCCAGGCCCGGTAGAACGGCGTGAACACGCGGTAGTGGTCGCCCGAGCCGTTGACGACCTCGCCGGGCGGCACGGCGTACGGCGACCCGGTGCGGACCAGCTCGACGCCGGCCTCGCCCAGCGCCCGCTCGACCGCCTCGTCGCGCCGGCGGCCGTAGGGACCGAAGTCCGCCGCCACGTGCACCCGGGCGGCGCCGACGGCCCGGGCGGCGAGGGGCACGCGGCGTGCCGGGTCGCCGCGGACCACCTGCAGGCCGGGTGCCCCCAGCGCGCGCAGGCCCGCGTCGAGGGCCCGCAACGAGGCGGCCAGGTAGGCGCGCCGGCTCGGCCCGGCCGGCCCCCACAGGTGCGGGTCGAGGACGAACAGCGGGAGCACCGCCCCCTCCGCACACGCCTCGAGCAGCGCCGGGTTGTCGCGCAGCCGCAGGTCGCGCCGGAACCACATGATCGTGCGCCGCCCGTCGGGGTCCGTGCTGGCCGGAGAGTCTGAGGTCACGTCTGGCACGCCCCTCCGGTGCCCAGCGAGGTGCCGCGGCATGGCCGATGGGACACAATGAGCGGCGTGAGCGACCTGATCGACACCACCGAGATGTACCTCCGGACCATCTACGAGCTGGTCGAGGAAGGGATCGTCCCGCTGCGTGCCCGGATCGCCGAGCGTCTCCACCAGAGCGGCCCGACGGTCTCCCAGACCGTCGCCCGGATGGAGCGGGACGGGCTGGTGACCGTCGAGGGCGACCGCCACCTGGAGCTCACCGACGAGGGCCGGCGCCTCGCCGTGCGGGTCATGCGCAAGCACCGGCTGGCCGAGCGGCTGCTGACCGACGTCATCGGCCTGGACTGGGAGCTGGTCCACGAGGAGGCGTGCCGTTGGGAGCACGTCATGTCCGAGACCGTCGAGCGCCGCCTGCTCGAGCTGCTCGACCACCCCACGGAGTCGCCGTACGGCAACCCCATCCCGGGCCTGGCCGAGCTGGGCCAGGAGTCGCTCCCCGAGAGCTTCATGGACGGCGTCGAGCCGCTCTCCCGCGCCGCGGGCTCGGCCGAGGGTCGCGTGCTGGTGCGCCGCATCTCCGAGGAGATGCAGAAGGACGAGGTCCTGATGAGCGCGCTGCGCCGCGTCGGCGCGCTGCCGGACAAGACCGTCACCGTGATCGCGACCGGCGAGGGCGTGCTGATCGGTTCCGGCGGCGAGACCGCCGAGATCGTCCCCGAGGCCGCGAACCACATCTTCGTCCGCCAGCTCTGAGGCGCAGCGGGCACGAAGCCCCGGAGGGTCGGACCTCCCCCTCTCGTCGGCACCGGCCGGCCGGACCTGAGCGTTCTGGTCCCGACCAGTGCCGAGGGTCCCTTCCGGTCTGGACACCATCGCCCTAAAGTGGGTACCGGCGTCACCGTTCCCCCCGCGGTGCGTTGTAGGCACGGTCGCCGGGGGCGGCGACCGTTCTCTGAGGGGAGAGACCGTGCACCGTCTGATGACGCCTGACCGCGCGACCGGGGCCGGCCGCGTGCGGGTGGCGCACTCGTCGACATCGCTGAGCCACGGCCTGGAGCCGCACGAGGCGGTCGTCCTGGCCGGCTCCGACGGCGAGCAGCACCTCGCCGTGGTGGCCGACATCGAGTTCGAGCTCGAGGACACCGTCTACGTGCTCGAGGTCGGCGCCCGAGTGCCGCCGGAGACCGCGGACCGGTTGGTCGCCGGCGCAGGCGAGCCCGCCGGCGAGGAGGGCGTCACCGCCGTGATGGAGCTCCTCGGCCAGCTGCGGCGCCGCGTCGTGCGGCAAGCTCGCTGAGCAGCTCGCTGCAGCCCACGTCGAGCCGGCACGTCGCCAGCTCGTCGCCCCGGGTCGCGCCCCGGTTGACGATCACCAGCGGCGTCCCGGCCTTGGCCGCCCGCCGCACGAACCGGAACCCGCTCATCACCGTCAGGCTGGACCCCGCCACCAGCAGCGTCCCCCCGGTCGCCGCCAGGTCGTCGACGGCGGCGTAGCAGCGCTCGACCCGGTCGGGCGGCACGTTCTCGCCGAAGAACACCACGTGCGGCTTGAGCACCCCGCCGCACTCCTCGCACGCGGGGACGACGAAGCCCGCGACCACCTGGGGGTCGTCGAGCTCCACGTCGCCGTCGGGGTTGACCGCCACCGCCGCGTGCTGCTCGGCGAACCCGGGGTTGGCCGCGGTCATCCGGTCGTGCAGGTCCGCGCGGGCCGAGACCGTCCGGCAGTCCAGGCACACGACCTCGGCGATCCGGCCGTGCAGGGTCACCAGCCGCCGCTGGCCGACCCGCTCGTGCAGGCCGTCGACGTTCTGGGTGATGAGCAGCTCGGGGTCGATCTCGGCGAGCGCCTGGTGCCCGGGGTTGGGGTCGGCGTGCCGCATCCGGCCCCAGCCGAGGTGGCTGCGGGCCCAGTAGCGCTGCCGCGCCGCAGGTCCCGAGACGAACTCCGCGAACATCATCGGCGAGCGGGGCGGCCGGCCCGGGCCCCGGTAGTCGGGGATGCCGGAGTCGGTCGAGAGCCCGGCGCCGGTCAGCACGACGAGCGGTCCGGCCCCGAGGAGGGCCAGCGCCGCGTCGTACCCGGTGTCGTGCCCGGTGGGGTGCTCGGCCGTCGGGGTCATCGGCCGTAGCGCAGCGCGGCCCGGGCGCGCGCCTTGTCCGCCTCCACCTCGCGGTTCTTCGGCGGTGCGGTGGTGACGAGGTCCTCGAGCAGGTGCTGGGTGATGTGC
This window harbors:
- a CDS encoding Sir2 family NAD-dependent protein deacetylase encodes the protein MTPTAEHPTGHDTGYDAALALLGAGPLVVLTGAGLSTDSGIPDYRGPGRPPRSPMMFAEFVSGPAARQRYWARSHLGWGRMRHADPNPGHQALAEIDPELLITQNVDGLHERVGQRRLVTLHGRIAEVVCLDCRTVSARADLHDRMTAANPGFAEQHAAVAVNPDGDVELDDPQVVAGFVVPACEECGGVLKPHVVFFGENVPPDRVERCYAAVDDLAATGGTLLVAGSSLTVMSGFRFVRRAAKAGTPLVIVNRGATRGDELATCRLDVGCSELLSELAARRGAAAGRGAPSRR
- a CDS encoding deoxyribodipyrimidine photo-lyase, whose amino-acid sequence is MTSDSPASTDPDGRRTIMWFRRDLRLRDNPALLEACAEGAVLPLFVLDPHLWGPAGPSRRAYLAASLRALDAGLRALGAPGLQVVRGDPARRVPLAARAVGAARVHVAADFGPYGRRRDEAVERALGEAGVELVRTGSPYAVPPGEVVNGSGDHYRVFTPFYRAWQQQERPDPVPAPRHGAWVALEADTTGIPDPPLPPGLELPEAGEDATRDRWADFLEHRVDDYDEERNLPGTDGTSRMSVHLKYGEVHPRQLLADLARRRSTGAATYAKELGWREFYADVLWHQPRTAREYYKTQYANLAYDEPGELFAAWQEGRTGFPVVDAGMRQLRSVGWMHNRVRMITASFLVKDLHVEWQHGARHFLHWLADGDLASNNHGWQWVAGSGTDPSPFFRVFNPTGQGRKFDPDGSYVRRWVAELADPEQVPDPHEPSSEVRAAVGYPEPVVDHAEERREALARWERIR
- a CDS encoding metal-dependent transcriptional regulator; the protein is MSDLIDTTEMYLRTIYELVEEGIVPLRARIAERLHQSGPTVSQTVARMERDGLVTVEGDRHLELTDEGRRLAVRVMRKHRLAERLLTDVIGLDWELVHEEACRWEHVMSETVERRLLELLDHPTESPYGNPIPGLAELGQESLPESFMDGVEPLSRAAGSAEGRVLVRRISEEMQKDEVLMSALRRVGALPDKTVTVIATGEGVLIGSGGETAEIVPEAANHIFVRQL